In Citrus sinensis cultivar Valencia sweet orange chromosome 2, DVS_A1.0, whole genome shotgun sequence, a single genomic region encodes these proteins:
- the LOC102624831 gene encoding organelle RRM domain-containing protein 1, chloroplastic, with amino-acid sequence MWAAAAAAGTVSYPQPMFANSLTNRENPCFRTFNLRASLSNYPLASRIMVRNLPFTTHEHTLQKEFSAFGEVAEVKLVKDEITKKSKGYAFIQYTSQDDALLALESMDHKNLDGRLIYVDIAKPGKDRFGGYPRTSGPPKQQPLSEQDEVADCWY; translated from the exons ATGtgggcggcggcggcggcagCAGGAACGGTTTCTTACCCCCAACCCATGTTCGCAAATTCTCTCACAAACCGTGAGAACCCATGTTTCAGAACATTCAATCTGAGAGCATCACTCTCTAATTATCCGCTTGCCAGCAGAATCATGGTTAGAA ATTTACCTTTTACTACTCATGAACATACGTTGCAAAAGGAATTCTCAGCTTTTGGTGAAGTAGCAGAAG TTAAGCTTGTCAAGGATGAAAtcacaaagaaatcaaaagggTATGCATTTATTCAATATACCAGTCAGGATGATGCCTTGCTTGCGCTAGAGAGCATGGATCACAAG AATTTAGATGGCAGGTTGATTTATGTTGACATTGCCAAACCTGGGAAAGATAGATTTGGAGGATATCCAAGAACCTCTGGACCCCCGAAACAGCAGCCTTTGTCTGAGCAAGATGAGGTAGCAGATTGTTGGTACTGA
- the LOC102624547 gene encoding VQ motif-containing protein 22, translating to MSSDQWMQSYNQISIDDQDHHHVNSSFAYSDATAVTASAGASESILSPSSTSCSMSDQLTPRGCVSKPVKRRSRASKKTPTTLLNADANNFRALVQKFTGCPSTTFSFGSKKGPVNLDFGLGNRQNDQIRCAAATSVAANYGNNYFSDFQQSHYHHQQQQLPQQQHQAWQEQQCSVSFHDVSNGAIFETASNYCNPNGFAMDNGMFHEVSSDASYGIESRNYGYLL from the coding sequence atgtctagTGATCAATGGATGCAATCCTATAACCAAATTAGCATAGATGATCAAGATCATCACCATGTTAATTCTTCTTTTGCATATTCTGATGCCACAGCGGTCACGGCAAGCGCCGGGGCTTCTGAAAGCATATTAAGCCCTAGCAGCACTTCATGCTCTATGAGTGATCAACTGACCCCAAGAGGGTGTGTGTCAAAACCAGTTAAAAGAAGATCAAGAGCTTCAAAGAAGACGCCAACTACACTTCTTAATGCCGACGCTAACAATTTTCGGGCCTTGGTGCAGAAATTCACTGGCTGCCCTAGCACAACCTTTTCATTTGGAAGCAAAAAGGGCCCTGTCAACTTAGACTTTGGACTTGGAAATCGGCAGAATGATCAAATAAGGTGCGCAGCAGCAACATCTGTTGCAGCAAATTATGGCAACAATTATTTCAGTGATTTTCAGCAGTCCcattatcatcatcagcagcagcagctgccGCAACAACAGCATCAAGCATGGCAAGAGCAGCAATGTTCGGTGTCATTCCATGATGTCAGCAATGGTGCCATTTTTGAGACAGCTAGTAATTATTGTAACCCTAACGGATTTGCCATGGACAATGGTATGTTCCATGAGGTTTCTAGCGATGCTTCCTACGGCATTGAAAGTAGGAATTACGGTTACCTCTTGTAA
- the LOC102623787 gene encoding copper-transporting ATPase RAN1 isoform X1 has protein sequence MMALSNRDLQLTELNGGGSSDGDDREDEWLLNNYDGKKERIGDGMRRIQVGVTGMTCAACSNSVEGALMGLKGVAKASVALLQNKADVVFDPDLVKDEDIKNAIEDAGFEAEILAESSTSGPKPQGTIVGQYTIGGMTCAACVNSVEGILRGLPGVKRAVVALATSLGEVEYDPTVISKDDIANAIEDAGFEASFVQSSGQDKILLQVTGVLCELDAHFLEGILSNFKGVRQFRFDKISGELEVLFDPEALSSRSLVDGIAGRSNGKFQIRVMNPFARMTSRDSEETSNMFRLFISSLFLSIPVFFIRVICPHIPLVYALLLWRCGPFLMGDWLNWALVSVVQFVIGKRFYTAAGRALRNGSTNMDVLVALGTSAAYFYSVGALLYGVVTGFWSPTYFETSAMLITFVLFGKYLEILAKGKTSDAIKKLVELAPATALLVVKDKVGKCIEEREIDALLIQSGDTLKVLPGTKLPADGIVVWGTSYVNESMVTGEAVPVLKEINSPVIGGTINLHGVLHIQATKVGSDAVLSQIISLVETAQMSKAPIQKFADFVASIFVPIVVTLALFTWLCWYVAGVLGAYPEQWLPENGTHFVFALMFSISVVVIACPCALGLATPTAVMVATGVGANNGVLIKGGDALERAQKIKYVIFDKTGTLTQGRATVTTAKVFTKMDRGEFLTLVASAEASSEHPLAKAVVDYARHFHFFDDPSLNPDGQSHSKESTGSGWLLDVSDFSALPGRGIQCFISGKQVLVGNRKLLNESGITIPDHVESFVVELEESARTGILVAYDDNLIGVMGIADPVKREAAVVVEGLLKMGVRPVMVTGDNWRTAHAVAREIGIQDVMADVMPAGKADAVRSFQKDGSIVAMVGDGINDSPALAAADVGMAIGAGTDIAIEAADYVLMRNSLEDVIIAIDLSRKTFARIRLNYIFAMAYNVIAIPIAAGVFFPSLGIKLPPWAAGACMALSSVSVVCSSLLLRRYKKPRLTTILEITVE, from the exons ATGATGGCGCTGAGCAACAGAGACTTGCAGCTGACGGAGCTCAACGGCGGCGGCAGCAGCGATGGAGATGACAGGGAGGACGAGTGGCTCCTGAACAATTACGATGGGAAAAAGGAGAGGATTGGAGATGGTATGAGGAGGATTCAAGTGGGAGTCACGGGGATGACGTGTGCGGCTTGCTCTAACTCTGTTGAGGGTGCTCTAATGGGCCTCAAAGGCGTCGCTAAGGCCTCTGTTGCCTTGTTGCAGAATAAAGCTGATGTCGTTTTTGATCCGGATTTGGTCAAA GATGAGGACATCAAGAATGCAATTGAAGATGCGGGATTTGAGGCAGAAATACTAGCTGAATCATCTACATCTGGGCCAAAGCCACAAGGAACCATAGTGGGGCAGTATACAATAGGGGGTATGACCTGTGCTGCCTGCGTAAACTCTGTTGAAGGCATTTTGAGGGGTCTTCCTGGAGTGAAAAGGGCAGTAGTTGCCTTGGCTACTTCATTAGGAGAGGTTGAGTATGATCCTACTGTAATTAGCAAAGATGATATAGCAAATGCTATTGAAGATGCTGGATTTGAGGCCTCATTTGTACAGAGCAGTGGACaggataaaattttacttcagGTTACTGGGGTGCTCTGTGAGTTGGACGCACATTTTTTAGAAGGCATACTGAGCAATTTTAAAGGGGTGAGGCAATTTCGCTTTGACAAGATTTCTGGAGAACTTGAAGTTCTTTTTGATCCGGAAGCTCTCAGCTCTAGATCCTTAGTTGACGGGATTGCAGGAAGAAGCAATGGGAAGTTCCAAATACGTGTCATGAATCCATTTGCAAGAATGACATCTAGAGATAGTGAAGAAACCTCAAATATGTTTCGGCTATTTATCTCAAGCCTGTTTCTTAGT ATTCCTGTTTTTTTCATACGAGTGATTTGTCCTCATATACCACTGGTGTACGCATTACTGCTCTGGAGATGTGGACCGTTCCTAATGGGTGACTGGTTAAACTGGGCATTGGTGAGTGTTGTTCAGTTTGTTATTGGGAAGCGCTTCTACACTGCAGCTGGCAGAGCTCTTAGAAATGGCTCAACTAACATGGATGTTTTGGTTGCATTGGGAACTTCAGCCGCTTACTTCTACTCTGTTGGTGCACTTCTATATGGTGTTGTAACAGGGTTTTGGTCTCCCACATACTTTGAAACAAGTGCCATGCTAATAACATTTGTACTGTTTGGAAAGTATTTGGAGATTCTTGCAAAGGGGAAAACATCAGATGCCATCAAGAAGTTAGTTGAACTTGCACCAGCAACAGCACTGTTGGTAGTTAAAGATAAAG TAGGAAAGTGCATTGAGGAAAGGGAAATAGATGCTTTACTGATTCAGTCTGGTGATACATTAAAGGTTCTTCCTGGTACAAAGCTTCCTGCAGATGGAATTGTAGTATGGGGTACAAGTTATGTTAATGAGAGTATGGTAACTGGTGAAGCTGTACCAGTTTTAAAGGAAATCAATTCGCCAGTTATTGGAGgaacaataaatttacacGGTGTCCTTCACATACAAGCTACCAAAGTAGGATCTGATGCAGTTTTAAGTCAGATAATTAGTTTGGTTGAGACGGCCCAGATGTCCAAAGCTCCTATTCAGAAGTTTGCCgatttt GTTGCAAGCATTTTTGTTCCTATTGTGGTTACTTTGGCATTGTTTACTTGGTTGTGCTG GTATGTTGCTGGAGTTCTTGGAGCATATCCAGAACAATGGCTTCCGGAAAATGGCACGCACTTTGTTTTTGCTCTCATGTTTTCAATATCAGTGGTGGTGATTGCATGTCCGTGTGCTCTTGGCTTGGCCACACCAACTGCTGTCATGGTTGCAACGGGTGTCGGGGCTAATAATGGTGTTCTCATTAAAGGAGGGGATGCTTTGGAAAGAGCTCAGAAGATCAAGTAtgtgatatttgataaaacaGGCACCCTAACCCAAGGGAGAGCTACTGTTACAACTGCAAAGGTTTTCACGAAAATGGATCGTGGTGAATTTCTTACATTGGTGGCTTCAGCAgag GCTAGCAGTGAACATCCATTGGCCAAAGCAGTTGTGGATTATGCACGTCATTTCCATTTCTTTGATGATCCCTCTTTGAACCCCGATGGCCAAAGCCACAGCAAAGAGTCCACTGGTTCTGGATGGCTTCTTGATGTCTCGGATTTCTCTGCTCTGCCTGGAAGAGGTATCCAGTGCTTTATAAGTGGAAAACAGGTTTTG GTGGGTAACCGGAAGTTGCTGAATGAAAGTGGAATCACCATTCCAGACCATGTAGAAAGTTTTGTTGTGGAACTGGAGGAAAGTGCTAGGACGGGCATACTTGTTGCGTATGATGATAACTTGATCGGTGTTATGGGAATTGCTGACCCAGTTAAGAGGGAAGCTGCTGTAGTTGTAGAGGGCCTTTTAAAAATGGGTGTGAGACCCGTCATGGTAACTGGAGATAATTGGAGGACAGCGCATGCTGTTGCTAGAGAG ATCGGCATTCAAGATGTGATGGCAGATGTAATGCCAGCAGGAAAAGCTGATGCCGTCCGCTCATTTCAGAAAGACGGAAGCATAGTAGCTATGGTTGGGGATGGAATCAATGATTCTCCAGCTCTAGCTGCGGCTGATGTTGGTATGGCTATTGGGGCAGGTACAGATATTGCCATCGAAGCAGCCGACTATGTGTTAATGAGGAATAGCTTGGAAGATGTAATCATAGCCATCGATCTCTCAAGGAAAACTTTTGCTCGTATtcgtttaaattatatatttgccATGGCCTACAATGTCATTGCGATCCCTATTGCTGCCGGAGTTTTCTTTCCTTCGTTAGGGATCAAGTTGCCACCATGGGCGGCTGGTGCTTGCATGGCCCTCTCATCTGTCAGTGTTGTATGCTCTTCTTTGCTTCTTAGGAGATACAAAAAACCACGACTCACAACTATACTAGAAATAACTGTAGAATAA
- the LOC102623787 gene encoding copper-transporting ATPase RAN1 isoform X2 → MMALSNRDLQLTELNGGGSSDGDDREDEWLLNNYDGKKERIGDGMRRIQVGVTGMTCAACSNSVEGALMGLKGVAKASVALLQNKADVVFDPDLVKDEDIKNAIEDAGFEAEILAESSTSGPKPQGTIVGQYTIGGMTCAACVNSVEGILRGLPGVKRAVVALATSLGEVEYDPTVISKDDIANAIEDAGFEASFVQSSGQDKILLQVTGVLCELDAHFLEGILSNFKGVRQFRFDKISGELEVLFDPEALSSRSLVDGIAGRSNGKFQIRVMNPFARMTSRDSEETSNMFRLFISSLFLSIPVFFIRVICPHIPLVYALLLWRCGPFLMGDWLNWALVSVVQFVIGKRFYTAAGRALRNGSTNMDVLVALGTSAAYFYSVGALLYGVVTGFWSPTYFETSAMLITFVLFGKYLEILAKGKTSDAIKKLVELAPATALLVVKDKGKCIEEREIDALLIQSGDTLKVLPGTKLPADGIVVWGTSYVNESMVTGEAVPVLKEINSPVIGGTINLHGVLHIQATKVGSDAVLSQIISLVETAQMSKAPIQKFADFVASIFVPIVVTLALFTWLCWYVAGVLGAYPEQWLPENGTHFVFALMFSISVVVIACPCALGLATPTAVMVATGVGANNGVLIKGGDALERAQKIKYVIFDKTGTLTQGRATVTTAKVFTKMDRGEFLTLVASAEASSEHPLAKAVVDYARHFHFFDDPSLNPDGQSHSKESTGSGWLLDVSDFSALPGRGIQCFISGKQVLVGNRKLLNESGITIPDHVESFVVELEESARTGILVAYDDNLIGVMGIADPVKREAAVVVEGLLKMGVRPVMVTGDNWRTAHAVAREIGIQDVMADVMPAGKADAVRSFQKDGSIVAMVGDGINDSPALAAADVGMAIGAGTDIAIEAADYVLMRNSLEDVIIAIDLSRKTFARIRLNYIFAMAYNVIAIPIAAGVFFPSLGIKLPPWAAGACMALSSVSVVCSSLLLRRYKKPRLTTILEITVE, encoded by the exons ATGATGGCGCTGAGCAACAGAGACTTGCAGCTGACGGAGCTCAACGGCGGCGGCAGCAGCGATGGAGATGACAGGGAGGACGAGTGGCTCCTGAACAATTACGATGGGAAAAAGGAGAGGATTGGAGATGGTATGAGGAGGATTCAAGTGGGAGTCACGGGGATGACGTGTGCGGCTTGCTCTAACTCTGTTGAGGGTGCTCTAATGGGCCTCAAAGGCGTCGCTAAGGCCTCTGTTGCCTTGTTGCAGAATAAAGCTGATGTCGTTTTTGATCCGGATTTGGTCAAA GATGAGGACATCAAGAATGCAATTGAAGATGCGGGATTTGAGGCAGAAATACTAGCTGAATCATCTACATCTGGGCCAAAGCCACAAGGAACCATAGTGGGGCAGTATACAATAGGGGGTATGACCTGTGCTGCCTGCGTAAACTCTGTTGAAGGCATTTTGAGGGGTCTTCCTGGAGTGAAAAGGGCAGTAGTTGCCTTGGCTACTTCATTAGGAGAGGTTGAGTATGATCCTACTGTAATTAGCAAAGATGATATAGCAAATGCTATTGAAGATGCTGGATTTGAGGCCTCATTTGTACAGAGCAGTGGACaggataaaattttacttcagGTTACTGGGGTGCTCTGTGAGTTGGACGCACATTTTTTAGAAGGCATACTGAGCAATTTTAAAGGGGTGAGGCAATTTCGCTTTGACAAGATTTCTGGAGAACTTGAAGTTCTTTTTGATCCGGAAGCTCTCAGCTCTAGATCCTTAGTTGACGGGATTGCAGGAAGAAGCAATGGGAAGTTCCAAATACGTGTCATGAATCCATTTGCAAGAATGACATCTAGAGATAGTGAAGAAACCTCAAATATGTTTCGGCTATTTATCTCAAGCCTGTTTCTTAGT ATTCCTGTTTTTTTCATACGAGTGATTTGTCCTCATATACCACTGGTGTACGCATTACTGCTCTGGAGATGTGGACCGTTCCTAATGGGTGACTGGTTAAACTGGGCATTGGTGAGTGTTGTTCAGTTTGTTATTGGGAAGCGCTTCTACACTGCAGCTGGCAGAGCTCTTAGAAATGGCTCAACTAACATGGATGTTTTGGTTGCATTGGGAACTTCAGCCGCTTACTTCTACTCTGTTGGTGCACTTCTATATGGTGTTGTAACAGGGTTTTGGTCTCCCACATACTTTGAAACAAGTGCCATGCTAATAACATTTGTACTGTTTGGAAAGTATTTGGAGATTCTTGCAAAGGGGAAAACATCAGATGCCATCAAGAAGTTAGTTGAACTTGCACCAGCAACAGCACTGTTGGTAGTTAAAGATAAAG GAAAGTGCATTGAGGAAAGGGAAATAGATGCTTTACTGATTCAGTCTGGTGATACATTAAAGGTTCTTCCTGGTACAAAGCTTCCTGCAGATGGAATTGTAGTATGGGGTACAAGTTATGTTAATGAGAGTATGGTAACTGGTGAAGCTGTACCAGTTTTAAAGGAAATCAATTCGCCAGTTATTGGAGgaacaataaatttacacGGTGTCCTTCACATACAAGCTACCAAAGTAGGATCTGATGCAGTTTTAAGTCAGATAATTAGTTTGGTTGAGACGGCCCAGATGTCCAAAGCTCCTATTCAGAAGTTTGCCgatttt GTTGCAAGCATTTTTGTTCCTATTGTGGTTACTTTGGCATTGTTTACTTGGTTGTGCTG GTATGTTGCTGGAGTTCTTGGAGCATATCCAGAACAATGGCTTCCGGAAAATGGCACGCACTTTGTTTTTGCTCTCATGTTTTCAATATCAGTGGTGGTGATTGCATGTCCGTGTGCTCTTGGCTTGGCCACACCAACTGCTGTCATGGTTGCAACGGGTGTCGGGGCTAATAATGGTGTTCTCATTAAAGGAGGGGATGCTTTGGAAAGAGCTCAGAAGATCAAGTAtgtgatatttgataaaacaGGCACCCTAACCCAAGGGAGAGCTACTGTTACAACTGCAAAGGTTTTCACGAAAATGGATCGTGGTGAATTTCTTACATTGGTGGCTTCAGCAgag GCTAGCAGTGAACATCCATTGGCCAAAGCAGTTGTGGATTATGCACGTCATTTCCATTTCTTTGATGATCCCTCTTTGAACCCCGATGGCCAAAGCCACAGCAAAGAGTCCACTGGTTCTGGATGGCTTCTTGATGTCTCGGATTTCTCTGCTCTGCCTGGAAGAGGTATCCAGTGCTTTATAAGTGGAAAACAGGTTTTG GTGGGTAACCGGAAGTTGCTGAATGAAAGTGGAATCACCATTCCAGACCATGTAGAAAGTTTTGTTGTGGAACTGGAGGAAAGTGCTAGGACGGGCATACTTGTTGCGTATGATGATAACTTGATCGGTGTTATGGGAATTGCTGACCCAGTTAAGAGGGAAGCTGCTGTAGTTGTAGAGGGCCTTTTAAAAATGGGTGTGAGACCCGTCATGGTAACTGGAGATAATTGGAGGACAGCGCATGCTGTTGCTAGAGAG ATCGGCATTCAAGATGTGATGGCAGATGTAATGCCAGCAGGAAAAGCTGATGCCGTCCGCTCATTTCAGAAAGACGGAAGCATAGTAGCTATGGTTGGGGATGGAATCAATGATTCTCCAGCTCTAGCTGCGGCTGATGTTGGTATGGCTATTGGGGCAGGTACAGATATTGCCATCGAAGCAGCCGACTATGTGTTAATGAGGAATAGCTTGGAAGATGTAATCATAGCCATCGATCTCTCAAGGAAAACTTTTGCTCGTATtcgtttaaattatatatttgccATGGCCTACAATGTCATTGCGATCCCTATTGCTGCCGGAGTTTTCTTTCCTTCGTTAGGGATCAAGTTGCCACCATGGGCGGCTGGTGCTTGCATGGCCCTCTCATCTGTCAGTGTTGTATGCTCTTCTTTGCTTCTTAGGAGATACAAAAAACCACGACTCACAACTATACTAGAAATAACTGTAGAATAA
- the LOC127900339 gene encoding uncharacterized protein LOC127900339 — translation MQEATCPICKKEIESTAHALLFCKFARKVWRYSSLGIDLKTEKFPDVITLLHHSYHHHSNLNGELVASFLWVIWNARNNWLFKGKCDDPSRLIAKAMSTADCVKRIKQPEQNFSLELTSMQQSQWSPPSEDWVKVNVDAAMDEQNNLAGLGAVIRNYRGEVVAAAVNTVKSFGDVEMCEARAALWGIQAAIKAGASSIILESDSKRVVELINSKQSTLTELFWVIFDILEAKKSFQNFKAQHVGRTCNTLAHNLAKLALRKSEPCIWLDEFPAEILYLFSL, via the coding sequence ATGCAAGAGGCAACTTGTCCAATCTGCAAGAAAGAGATAGAGAGCACAGCTCATGCCttattgttttgtaaatttgcGAGGAAAGTGTGGAGATACTCTTCCCTGGGAATTGATctgaaaactgaaaaattcCCTGATGTTATTACTTTGCTTCATCACTCATATCATCATCATAGCAATCTAAATGGTGAGCTAGTTGCATCCTTTTTGTGGGTCATTTGGAATGCTCGGAACAACTGGCTGTTTAAGGGGAAGTGTGATGATCCATCGCGACTGATAGCCAAAGCAATGTCTACAGCTGATTGTGTCAAACGAATAAAGCAACCAGAGCAAAATTTCTCACTGGAATTGACAAGCATGCAGCAAAGCCAGTGGAGTCCTCCTAGTGAAGATTGGGTCAAAGTTAACGTGGATGCCGCAATGGATGAGCAAAATAATCTTGCTGGTTTGGGGGCTGTGATCAGGAATTACCGAGGTGAAGTGGTTGCTGCAGCAGTAAACACTGTCAAAAGCTTTGGAGATGTGGAGATGTGTGAAGCAAGGGCTGCTTTGTGGGGAATTCAAGCAGCTATTAAGGCGGGGGCATCATCAATCATTTTAGAATCCGACTCGAAGAGGGTGGTAGAGCTTATAAACAGCAAGCAAAGCACCTTAACAGAGCTTTTTTGGGTGATCTTCGACATTCTAGAAGCCAAGAAGAGcttccagaatttcaaagcTCAGCATGTAGGGAGGACTTGTAATACTTTAGCTCATAATTTAGCTAAGCTAGCTCTTCGGAAGTCAGAACCATGTATATGGCTGGATGAATTTCCAGCTGAAATCTTGTATTTGTTCTCTCTTTGA
- the LOC102623497 gene encoding thioredoxin O2, mitochondrial isoform X1, whose product MRGSSSVILRRLLVRRQVLNPNSTNIAKLLISHSTNNTTVPKIPSFRNYIPASSSQSQSQMLPSLQFHRTLFSSPDGPSNILVIESGEEFNSSLGKVKDDSLPAIFYFTAAWCGPCKFIWPVIGELSAKHPHVTTYKIDIDQKGLESTLSKLNISAVPTFLFFQHGEKVAEIVGADVSRLKTTMEQLYKKD is encoded by the exons ATGAGAGGAAGTTCTTCAGTTATTTTGCGTCGATTACTTGTTCGACGCCAAGTCTTAAATCCCAATTCTACTAATATTGCAAAATTACTAATTTCGCATTCTACAAACAACACTACTGTTCCCAAGATACCCTCGTTCCGTAATTATATTCCTGCTAGCTCCTCGCAATCACAGTCACAGATGCTTCCTTCTCTTCAATTCCACAGAACTCTGTTCTCATCCCCAGATG GTCCATCAAATATTCTAGTCATCGAGTCAGGGGAAGAGTTCAATAGCTCACTTGGCAAAGTTAAAG ATGATTCTCTGCCAGcgatattttatttcactgctGCTTGGTGTGGCCCCT GCAAGTTTATATGGCCTGTCATAGGGGAGTTGAGTGCAAAACACCCTCATGTAACAACATATAAGATTGACATTGACCAG AAAGGACTTGAAAGCACATTAAGCAAGTTAAACATCAGTGCTGTG CCAACATTCTTGTTCTTTCAACATGGAGAAAAGGTGGCTGAAATAGTTGGTGCTGATGTCTCACGGTTGAAGACAACTATGGAACAACTTTACAA GAAGGATTGA
- the LOC102623497 gene encoding thioredoxin O2, mitochondrial isoform X2 yields MRGSSSVILRRLLVRRQVLNPNSTNIAKLLISHSTNNTTVPKIPSFRNYIPASSSQSQSQMLPSLQFHRTLFSSPDGPSNILVIESGEEFNSSLGKVKDDSLPAIFYFTAAWCGPCKFIWPVIGELSAKHPHVTTYKIDIDQKGLESTLSKLNISAVPTFLFFQHGEKVAEIVGADVSRLKTTMEQLYK; encoded by the exons ATGAGAGGAAGTTCTTCAGTTATTTTGCGTCGATTACTTGTTCGACGCCAAGTCTTAAATCCCAATTCTACTAATATTGCAAAATTACTAATTTCGCATTCTACAAACAACACTACTGTTCCCAAGATACCCTCGTTCCGTAATTATATTCCTGCTAGCTCCTCGCAATCACAGTCACAGATGCTTCCTTCTCTTCAATTCCACAGAACTCTGTTCTCATCCCCAGATG GTCCATCAAATATTCTAGTCATCGAGTCAGGGGAAGAGTTCAATAGCTCACTTGGCAAAGTTAAAG ATGATTCTCTGCCAGcgatattttatttcactgctGCTTGGTGTGGCCCCT GCAAGTTTATATGGCCTGTCATAGGGGAGTTGAGTGCAAAACACCCTCATGTAACAACATATAAGATTGACATTGACCAG AAAGGACTTGAAAGCACATTAAGCAAGTTAAACATCAGTGCTGTG CCAACATTCTTGTTCTTTCAACATGGAGAAAAGGTGGCTGAAATAGTTGGTGCTGATGTCTCACGGTTGAAGACAACTATGGAACAACTTTACAAGTAA
- the LOC102623018 gene encoding protein RGF1 INDUCIBLE TRANSCRIPTION FACTOR 1, translated as MGRGDDEVVMMNMEVKPAWLQGLMGETFFGGCGVHENCRKNEKNIFCLLCCLSICPHCLPSHRSHPLLQVRRYVYHDVVRLGDLEKLIDCAYIQPYTINHAKVIFLNQRPQSRSCKGSANMCFTCDRILQDSFHFCSLSCKVDYMVYQGQDLSSILYRIDESDFAYSQFDGLRVDGSEIIDDDGQITQSSFLEDPLQYRSTSCSNDNMGSSGISHQPVVVNKKKKGFLPGLVLSLSSRRKGAPQRAPLS; from the exons ATGGGAAGAGGTGATGACGAGGTGGTGATGATGAATATGGAAGTGAAGCCTGCATGGTTGCAAGGGTTGATGGGGGAGACATTCTTTGGAGGGTGTGGGGTCCATGAGAATTGCAGGAAGAATGAGAAGAACATCTTTTGCTTGCTCTGCTGCCTTAGTATTTGCCCCCACTGCCTCCCTTCTCATCGCTCTCACCCTCTTCTTCag GTGAGACGTTACGTTTACCACGATGTGGTTCGACTGGGGGATCTCGAGAAACTGATCGATTGTGCCTACATCCAG CCCTACACCATTAACCATGCCAAGGTGATCTTCTTGAATCAGAGGCCTCAGTCGAGGTCTTGTAAAGGCTCGGCCAACATGTGCTTCACTTGTGACCGAATTCTCCAAGATTCTTTCCACTTCTGCTCCCTCTCTTGCAAG GTTGATTACATGGTGTATCAAGGGCAGGACTTGTCGAGCATCCTCTACAGGATTGACGAATCGGATTTTGCCTACTCACAGTTTGATGGACTGAGAGTAGACGGCTCGGAGATCATCGACGATGATGGTCAAATCACTCAAAGCTCCTTCCTGGAGGACCCATTGCAGTACAGAAGCACATCATGCTCCAACGACAACATGGGCAGTTCCGGAATTTCGCACCAGCCCGTGGTGgtcaacaagaagaagaaaggctTCCTCCCGGGACTCGTTCTCTCGCTCAGCAGCAGGAGAAAGGGTGCTCCTCAAAGGGCTCCTCTCTCCTAA